The sequence below is a genomic window from Candidatus Binataceae bacterium.
TTTCTGGCTATCATAGGCGGCACTGGACTGACCCATCAGCAAACACAGAACTTAACGGCAGCGCACCTTACTCGACTACGGAGTGTTGGCGGTTGTTTGGCGAGCTTCAACGCGTAACCCGTTTACGTGCTGCCCTCGGAGTCGAGAAACCCAGCCGCACGAGGTCGGATCAGCACGCCCGTTGACCTGGTTCTTGCCTGGTTGGATGCAGATGCTGTCCGGCGTTGCATAGATGAAGCCGAGGTTGCCGTGGTGGTTCGTAAGCCCAATCGGGGGAGGGCGGCCTGGCGGACGACCGTTTGGGAGTCGGTAGACCTGGGCAGTCTGTCCGTCGGTGACCATACTCGAGAGCGGAATTGGCTTGGGGTAGCCGCGCGGCTGCCCGCGGCGGGAGCGCTCCTCGCGACCGTGGGTTGGAATTTCCGCTCTGAATTTAAAGCCGCACGGGACCGAACACTGTCCCTCCGTTCCCGATCCAGCCTCCAAAGGCAGGCCAGCCGCAATGACCTAGGCGGAGCCTCCCGAAATTGGTTTCAGCGCCAAGTTGCAACGGGCGCAATCAATTGGTTCTATGCATACGTTGGTTAACCGGAGCGCCGAAGGTCGAACGCACTATCGGTTGGCGTCGGCTAAGCCTGACACTGTGCTACGCTGGTTGAGAATCGAAGGAGGCGAGGTTATGGCTGGAAGATTCGTCTTGGCGAGCAGGATCGCGATTGTGGCGGTGATGATCGTCATGGCCGGAATGACCGGCCGGGCGCTGGCCGGCGAAAAAGTTTGCCCGCTTCAGGTCAAGGGGATGCAATGCTCGATGTGCGCGGGGTCAGTAGCGGCCGCGCTCAAGTCGGTGCCGGGCGTCAAAAGCGCCAAAGTCGATTACAAGACCGCCCGCGCCGATGTGATCGCGGACGATGCCGTCAAGCCAGACCAATTGGTCAGCGCGGTCAGAAAGGCCGGGTTCCAGGCCACGGCGCTGTCAGCCACAAAGTAAGAGCGCCATCCTGCCCGACTAGCTAGCGCTTGCGCGGCCGAAATCTCTGAAGGGTCGGGCTGACGCGGCAGGATGCTATAATAAGCCAACGTTGGAGCGATGACGTCCATGCCCATCCAGCCACAGTTTGCACCGCGCGCGTTGGAGGTGGCAGACCTCGGCCGGATCGAACCACATTACGCCAGAGTTCTCATTCGCTTGCTGGCCGCGCATGCGCTCGCCGAGCAGCTCACCGCCGAAGGCTACCAGCGCGTAAGCGGTACGCTGGAAGATCCGGAATTGCGGGCGGAGGCGGAGAAAAATCTGCGCGAAGAGGGTGAGCATGCCGCCTTGATTTACGGCTTGCTGGCCGATTTGGGGGTCGATCGCGCGCACGCCGATCGCGCGGTGATTGTGTTGCGCCGCGCGCCCTCCTTCGATGCGCCTCGCTACTTTGCCCAACAGGCGGCTGGCGACCTTGACCTTTTGATGGGCAGCCTCAGCCTGGATCTAACCGGGCTGCTGATGATTGGGATCAACTATCGCGAATCCAGCTACGCTCCGCATGCTCGCGCCGCCGACCTAATCTTGGAGGAAGAGGCCGAACATGACGTCTTTGGCGCTCGTGTACTGACCCAGGCGGTGGATCGCTTCGGGATCCCCTCGGTGGCCCAGGCGCTGCGCCGCTGGTGGCCGATGGCAATCAACTTCTTTGGCCCGCCCGGGACGGGCTTCACTTTCGACTGCCTGCGCTTTGGCCTCAAGCAAAAGGACAATCAGGAGCTGGCCGGCCTGTTCGCCTCGATCATGCAGCGCCGCCTGACGCAGTTTGGCCTGGAGCTGCCGCGCCTGAGCGCCGCTTATCCCTACACACTGGCCTGAGCCCACCCGTTCAGGGCGCGGGCGACGCGGCTTTGACTTGAGCCTCGTTGAGGATTGTGCACAGACGCTGGGCGATTAGTTGGGCGGCCAGTCGATGGCCAGCCTCGTTCCAGTGACCGAAGCCCATCTTGGTATTGCTGAAACCGTGCAGAAAGGTATGGCTGTGATCAGCATACTGCTGCATCGCGGGGGCCAGGTTGAGGACCTCAAACCCCTCGCGCTGGCCCAGCGCTGCCAGCCGCTGCTCGGGATAGAATAAATTAGCTACGCCCATACGCTGCATGTATGCGGCGCGCACGGCAGCGTCGGGATAGACCTGTATCCCGTTGCTCAAAGTAACCAGCAGGAAGCGGGCGCCGTGGCCTTTGACCTCGCGATTGATTTCCGCCACCTCCTGCTCGGCCACCGCCCAGGCATCGCGCCAGTGCGGGGTTGCGGGTGGACTGTAGGTGGTATCGTCCAGGCCCAGTTCCGAGCCCATAGGGTGAGGGGCAGAGGCCGCCGCTCGCCACATCCGGTAGCGCGCGCGCAGGCGGCTGCGCACGTCGCCGAGCAAGTTGAGCAGAGCCGAGCCCTGCGAATCGAAGCGGGCGGCGCATTGAGCCCGAAAGACCGCCGAGTTGGAAAAATCGCCGGTGGGAACCAGCTCGTCATCATCCAGTGTAAAGAAGGGCTGGCATTTGTCACCCTCCAGGATGGCGGAATCGTTGCGCACGTCGTTCCCGGTGCAAAAGGCTAGCACCACTACGTCGGGGTGGTAGCGCCACACCTGCGTGCGCAGGGTCATCAACTCCTGGCCGGTGCCATAGCTATCGCAGCCGAAGTTGAGGGTTTCTACCGTGCGTCCATGGAGCGCCGGGCAGTTTTTCAAGTCGGGTTGGAGCAGGGCGCAGAAGGTATCTGCCTGGGGCACCTGCTGAGCTTCGGTGAAGGAGTCGCCCAAGACCGCGATGCGCAGCGTGCCCGGTGGCTTTTGCAAAGCATGCTCGCGGTCGCGCATCCCAGCGTTGTTGATCGCAACCCAGGCGCGGCCCTCCTCGCTCTGCCAGCCACTGGCGCCCGGGCGCAGGCTCCAACCGGTTGCGCGATTGTAAACGAAAAAGCCCGGCCGCCCCAGCCCTAGCATCCGCACCGCAGCCTCGGCCACGGCCAAGCCCACAACCAGACCGAACACGACTAAGAGCAGATTGGCGGCTATCCTACGCAGCATTGATTCAACCGAGTGGGGGTTCAGAATTCCTCTTCCAGTCGTGCTACGGGCAAGATTTCGGGCTTCAAGTCCTGCAAGAAGCGCGAGACCTGGCCGGACACGTAGCCTTGCGCGCGGTCGAACATCTGTACCGGATAGCTGATGTAAAGCTCGTCGCGCGCCCGTGTGCTGGCCACGTACATCAGCCGGCGTTCTTCTTCCAGCGATGGCACGTCCTCGGTGCTGCGTAAGGCGGGGAAGCGGCCGTCGGCGGCCCAGATGATGAACACCACCTGCCATTCCAACCCTTTGGCGGAATGGATAGTGCTCAGCGTGACATACTCGTCAACTCCGGCTTCGGGTGCCAGCACGTCGCCAATCGAATCGCTGGGCGGCTCCAGCGCCATGTCGGCAAGCAGGCTTTGCAGCGAGCGATAGCGCTGGGCGATGGCGCAGAAATGTTCCAGGTCGCGCTCACGCTTGGGGTAGTCGTCGGGATGGGCGTCGCGCATCAAGGGTAGGTAGTATTCGAGTACCAGCGCCAGTTGCGCGGGCGGGGTGGCGGGTGCGCGCAAGGAGCCCAGCAACTCGGCCAGCGCGCGCAATGCGCTGCCGTTGGCGCGCGCCCGCGCCGCCTGCTCCATTAAAACCGCTTCGGGTTGGGCCGCGCCAGCCAACCGATCGACCATCGCTTCGGCCGTACGCGGGCCGATCCCCTTGATTAAGAGCAAAACCCGCAGCCAGGAAGCGGCATCGGCCCCATTGACCGCTACCCGCAGATGGGCCAAGGCGTCCTTGATGTGGGCGGTTTCCACGAATTTGAAGCCGCCCCGCTTGATGAACGGGATATCCAGGCGCGCTAGCTCCAATTCCAGATCGAAGGCGTGGAAACTGGAACGAAATAACACCGCGATTTCATTTAGGCTGATTCCCTGTTCGCGCAATTCGAGGATACGCTGGGCGACAAAGCGCGATTGCAGATGTTCGTCCTCGGCCCGCACTAGCAGTGGGCGCAACTCGCCGGGGCGGCGACTGAACAGGGCCTTGGTGTATTTTTCGCTGGCGCCCGCGATCAATTCGTTGGCCAAATCGAGGATGCCATGCAGAGAGCGATAATTTTCTTCGAGTTTGATGATGCGAGTGCCGGGAAAAAGCTTGGGGAAATCCATGATGTTGCGAAAGTTGGCGCCGCGGAAGGAATAGATCGACTGCGCGTCGTCGCCCACCGCCATCACGTTGTCGTGGCTGGCCGCCAGCAAACGTACCAGCCGGGCCTGAATCGGATTGGTGTCCTGGTACTCGTCCACCATTATGTAGCGACAGGCGCGCGAAAGCTGCTGCTGGCGTTCGGGATGGTGCTCCAGCAGCTCGGCCAGGCGATAGAGCAGGTCGTCGTAATCCAGCAGACCGCGCTCGCGCTTGTAGCGATCGTAGGCTTGCGCGAGCGCCGTGATCTCGTCGAGCTGATCGATTAGAAAGGGGTAGTCCGCCTCGACTTCTTCGCGTAGCTCGCGCGCCTTGTTGCGCGCCATGCTGATGATTTCGGCAAGCGCGCTTTTTTTGGGGAAGCGCCGCTCGCGCGCCGCCAGCCCCATCCGGGTGCGCAGCAGGTTTATGACGTCTTCCATGTCGCCGCGGTCCAGGATGGTGAAGTTGGAGTTGAGCCCCAGCGCGCCGCCGTGGCGGCGCAGGGTCAGGTTGGCGAAGGAATGAAAGGTGCCACCGGCAACGGCGCGTGCGCTCTGGCCCACCAGCAGCTCGGCCCGCCGCAGCATCTCCTGCGCCGCACGCCGAGTGAAGGTCAACAACAGAATCGCGCCTGCGGGCACGCCGCTTTCGATCAGATGAGCGAGGCGATAGATCAGCGTGCGAGTCTTGCCCGATCCGGCCCCCGCCACCACCAGCAACGGCCCCTCACGATGCATCGCGGCGGCCAGTTGCGCCGGATTGAGCACTTCGGCATATTTGCTCGCCGCGTTGGGCGCGGGCGAGGGGCGCAAAACAATTACGTTATCGCTCAAGACGGACGGAATTGTAGCATGCGC
It includes:
- a CDS encoding heavy metal-associated domain-containing protein produces the protein MIVMAGMTGRALAGEKVCPLQVKGMQCSMCAGSVAAALKSVPGVKSAKVDYKTARADVIADDAVKPDQLVSAVRKAGFQATALSATK
- a CDS encoding Phenylacetic acid catabolic protein, which produces MPIQPQFAPRALEVADLGRIEPHYARVLIRLLAAHALAEQLTAEGYQRVSGTLEDPELRAEAEKNLREEGEHAALIYGLLADLGVDRAHADRAVIVLRRAPSFDAPRYFAQQAAGDLDLLMGSLSLDLTGLLMIGINYRESSYAPHARAADLILEEEAEHDVFGARVLTQAVDRFGIPSVAQALRRWWPMAINFFGPPGTGFTFDCLRFGLKQKDNQELAGLFASIMQRRLTQFGLELPRLSAAYPYTLA
- a CDS encoding SGNH/GDSL hydrolase family protein, whose translation is MLRRIAANLLLVVFGLVVGLAVAEAAVRMLGLGRPGFFVYNRATGWSLRPGASGWQSEEGRAWVAINNAGMRDREHALQKPPGTLRIAVLGDSFTEAQQVPQADTFCALLQPDLKNCPALHGRTVETLNFGCDSYGTGQELMTLRTQVWRYHPDVVVLAFCTGNDVRNDSAILEGDKCQPFFTLDDDELVPTGDFSNSAVFRAQCAARFDSQGSALLNLLGDVRSRLRARYRMWRAAASAPHPMGSELGLDDTTYSPPATPHWRDAWAVAEQEVAEINREVKGHGARFLLVTLSNGIQVYPDAAVRAAYMQRMGVANLFYPEQRLAALGQREGFEVLNLAPAMQQYADHSHTFLHGFSNTKMGFGHWNEAGHRLAAQLIAQRLCTILNEAQVKAASPAP
- a CDS encoding ATP-dependent helicase — protein: MSDNVIVLRPSPAPNAASKYAEVLNPAQLAAAMHREGPLLVVAGAGSGKTRTLIYRLAHLIESGVPAGAILLLTFTRRAAQEMLRRAELLVGQSARAVAGGTFHSFANLTLRRHGGALGLNSNFTILDRGDMEDVINLLRTRMGLAARERRFPKKSALAEIISMARNKARELREEVEADYPFLIDQLDEITALAQAYDRYKRERGLLDYDDLLYRLAELLEHHPERQQQLSRACRYIMVDEYQDTNPIQARLVRLLAASHDNVMAVGDDAQSIYSFRGANFRNIMDFPKLFPGTRIIKLEENYRSLHGILDLANELIAGASEKYTKALFSRRPGELRPLLVRAEDEHLQSRFVAQRILELREQGISLNEIAVLFRSSFHAFDLELELARLDIPFIKRGGFKFVETAHIKDALAHLRVAVNGADAASWLRVLLLIKGIGPRTAEAMVDRLAGAAQPEAVLMEQAARARANGSALRALAELLGSLRAPATPPAQLALVLEYYLPLMRDAHPDDYPKRERDLEHFCAIAQRYRSLQSLLADMALEPPSDSIGDVLAPEAGVDEYVTLSTIHSAKGLEWQVVFIIWAADGRFPALRSTEDVPSLEEERRLMYVASTRARDELYISYPVQMFDRAQGYVSGQVSRFLQDLKPEILPVARLEEEF